Proteins co-encoded in one Oreochromis aureus strain Israel breed Guangdong linkage group 3, ZZ_aureus, whole genome shotgun sequence genomic window:
- the LOC120437760 gene encoding high affinity immunoglobulin gamma Fc receptor I-like isoform X2, translating to MVFRAACIKLLITVKILLCAHDDNVGAVFLRVVPNRSQFFEYEPVTFHCEGVSHYNGVHKLRGKIKSCTNEKTATGLSCSIKNLYTDESGEFICETGGGEKSNIINITVAAGSVILESPAVPVMEGEAVTLSCRNKTTSSNFKAEFYKDGQHIRSSSTGNMTIGRVSKSDEGLYKCSISGAGESPVSWLTVTGQNTGAHPDIPQKESPAATPWIIVTVLLSVVLVVGALCHFGKDYWDRDDDTLYSRAIYYTLHPGETELKGLKKGAE from the exons GTGCAGTTTTTCTTCGTGTTGTTCCAAACAGATCACAGTTCTTTGAATATGAGCCAGTAACTTTTCACTGTGAGGGCGTCTCTCATTATAATGGTGTACATAAGTTGAGAGGGAAAATAAAATCATGCACTAATGAGAAAACAGCAACAGGATTGTCCTGCTCTATAAAAAATCTTTATACAGACGAGAGTGGAGAGTTCATATGTGAGACTGGAGGAGGGGAGAAAAGCAACATTATCAACATCACTGTTGCTG CTGGTTCTGTGATCCTGGAGAGTCCTGCTGttcctgtgatggagggagaagCTGTGACTCTGAGCTGCAGAAACAAGACAACTTCCTCCAACTTCAAAGCTGAGTTCTACAAAGATGGACAACACATCAGGAGCAGCTCCACGGGAAACATGACCATCGGCAGAGTTTCCAAGTCTGATGAAGGACTTTACAAATGCAGCATTTCAGGTGCTGGAGAGTCACCAGTGAGCTGGCTGACTGTCACAGGTCAGAACACAG GAGCTCATCCAGATATTCCCCAAAAGGAAAGCCCTGCTGCCACACCTTGGATTATTGTCACTGTTTTATTGAGTGTTGTGTTGGTGGTGGGGGCACTGTGTCATTTTGGGAAAGACTACTGGGACAGAG ATGATGACACGTTATATTCTAGAGCCATTTATTACACCTTACACCCGGGTGAGACTGAACTCAAAG GTCTCAAAAAAGGAGCGGAATGA
- the LOC120437760 gene encoding high affinity immunoglobulin gamma Fc receptor I-like isoform X3 gives MVFRAACIKLLITVKILLCAHDDNVGAVFLRVVPNRSQFFEYEPVTFHCEGVSHYNGVHKLRGKIKSCTNEKTATGLSCSIKNLYTDESGEFICETGGGEKSNIINITVAAGSVILESPAVPVMEGEAVTLSCRNKTTSSNFKAEFYKDGQHIRSSSTGNMTIGRVSKSDEGLYKCSISGAGESPVSWLTVTGQNTGAHPDIPQKESPAATPWIIVTVLLSVVLVVGALCHFGKDYWDRDFPKISNEFSE, from the exons GTGCAGTTTTTCTTCGTGTTGTTCCAAACAGATCACAGTTCTTTGAATATGAGCCAGTAACTTTTCACTGTGAGGGCGTCTCTCATTATAATGGTGTACATAAGTTGAGAGGGAAAATAAAATCATGCACTAATGAGAAAACAGCAACAGGATTGTCCTGCTCTATAAAAAATCTTTATACAGACGAGAGTGGAGAGTTCATATGTGAGACTGGAGGAGGGGAGAAAAGCAACATTATCAACATCACTGTTGCTG CTGGTTCTGTGATCCTGGAGAGTCCTGCTGttcctgtgatggagggagaagCTGTGACTCTGAGCTGCAGAAACAAGACAACTTCCTCCAACTTCAAAGCTGAGTTCTACAAAGATGGACAACACATCAGGAGCAGCTCCACGGGAAACATGACCATCGGCAGAGTTTCCAAGTCTGATGAAGGACTTTACAAATGCAGCATTTCAGGTGCTGGAGAGTCACCAGTGAGCTGGCTGACTGTCACAGGTCAGAACACAG GAGCTCATCCAGATATTCCCCAAAAGGAAAGCCCTGCTGCCACACCTTGGATTATTGTCACTGTTTTATTGAGTGTTGTGTTGGTGGTGGGGGCACTGTGTCATTTTGGGAAAGACTACTGGGACAGAG ATTTTCCTAAGATTTCAAATGAATTCAGTGAATAG
- the LOC120437760 gene encoding high affinity immunoglobulin gamma Fc receptor I-like isoform X1 → MVFRAACIKLLITVKILLCAHDDNVGAVFLRVVPNRSQFFEYEPVTFHCEGVSHYNGVHKLRGKIKSCTNEKTATGLSCSIKNLYTDESGEFICETGGGEKSNIINITVAAGSVILESPAVPVMEGEAVTLSCRNKTTSSNFKAEFYKDGQHIRSSSTGNMTIGRVSKSDEGLYKCSISGAGESPVSWLTVTGQNTGAHPDIPQKESPAATPWIIVTVLLSVVLVVGALCHFGKDYWDRGKETNKYYISCRILCSLFCCFEILKRTVLWKSPDQRQMEST, encoded by the exons GTGCAGTTTTTCTTCGTGTTGTTCCAAACAGATCACAGTTCTTTGAATATGAGCCAGTAACTTTTCACTGTGAGGGCGTCTCTCATTATAATGGTGTACATAAGTTGAGAGGGAAAATAAAATCATGCACTAATGAGAAAACAGCAACAGGATTGTCCTGCTCTATAAAAAATCTTTATACAGACGAGAGTGGAGAGTTCATATGTGAGACTGGAGGAGGGGAGAAAAGCAACATTATCAACATCACTGTTGCTG CTGGTTCTGTGATCCTGGAGAGTCCTGCTGttcctgtgatggagggagaagCTGTGACTCTGAGCTGCAGAAACAAGACAACTTCCTCCAACTTCAAAGCTGAGTTCTACAAAGATGGACAACACATCAGGAGCAGCTCCACGGGAAACATGACCATCGGCAGAGTTTCCAAGTCTGATGAAGGACTTTACAAATGCAGCATTTCAGGTGCTGGAGAGTCACCAGTGAGCTGGCTGACTGTCACAGGTCAGAACACAG GAGCTCATCCAGATATTCCCCAAAAGGAAAGCCCTGCTGCCACACCTTGGATTATTGTCACTGTTTTATTGAGTGTTGTGTTGGTGGTGGGGGCACTGTGTCATTTTGGGAAAGACTACTGGGACAGAGGTAAAGAAACTAACAAATATTATATTTCATGTAGAATTTTGTGCtcattgttttgctgttttgaaaTTCTCAAAAGAACAGTACTTTGGAAAAGTCCAGATCAACGTCAAATGGAAAGTACTTGA